From bacterium, the proteins below share one genomic window:
- a CDS encoding HAMP domain-containing histidine kinase produces the protein MKRTDQPSSNRVLTNGSLMAIVSSAAFAGLNLHRGLPEVFAVNVFMFVAFLVNHLVHRRTGNTAVAGGVGMSVLFIFVIMASESLGVAALVWVYPIPVPAFYFLGLRRGLTFIGVWSVGLAIAVGLGDVPGVASLSVKFEMGICYAVLVTMAYRMEAMREAFIARQRGLTADLEAAGRAKDEFLGRMSHEFRTPLNAILGFTQLLGQRSDLSPDSQAYLDRIEASGRNLLAAFETILDFVRLQSDQAVLACEPIPLVPLLQRIRDEVEPVAASRGVGIVWPEPADLPAWTADPPLLHGALRRVVVAAVRRTPPWGQVEVALDFAADGAFRFTVEDGGPLLTPEELAVVFEPFTPLATQRRGIGLDLPIVSLIAQRHGGRALASSGVGGGLRVRIELPPPAAPAPAPAPEPVALRV, from the coding sequence ATGAAGCGCACCGACCAGCCCTCCTCCAACCGGGTCCTGACCAACGGCAGCCTGATGGCGATCGTCTCGTCGGCGGCCTTCGCCGGCCTGAACCTGCACCGCGGCCTGCCCGAGGTCTTCGCGGTGAACGTCTTCATGTTCGTGGCCTTCCTGGTCAACCACCTGGTCCACCGCCGCACCGGCAACACCGCGGTCGCGGGCGGCGTGGGCATGAGCGTGCTCTTCATCTTCGTGATCATGGCCTCCGAGAGCCTCGGCGTGGCGGCCCTCGTCTGGGTCTACCCGATCCCGGTGCCGGCCTTCTACTTCCTGGGGCTGCGGCGGGGGCTGACGTTCATCGGTGTCTGGTCGGTGGGGCTGGCCATCGCCGTCGGGCTCGGCGACGTGCCCGGGGTGGCGTCCCTGTCGGTGAAGTTCGAGATGGGGATCTGCTACGCCGTCCTCGTCACCATGGCCTACCGCATGGAGGCCATGCGCGAGGCCTTCATCGCCCGCCAGCGCGGTCTCACGGCGGACCTCGAAGCGGCGGGGCGCGCCAAGGACGAGTTTCTCGGCCGCATGAGCCACGAGTTCCGCACGCCGCTGAACGCGATCCTCGGCTTCACCCAGCTGCTCGGCCAGCGCAGCGACCTGTCGCCCGACTCCCAGGCCTACCTCGACCGCATCGAGGCGTCCGGGCGCAACCTGCTGGCGGCATTCGAGACCATCCTCGACTTCGTCCGGCTGCAGTCCGACCAGGCGGTTCTGGCCTGTGAGCCGATTCCCCTCGTGCCGCTGCTGCAGCGGATCCGTGACGAGGTCGAACCCGTGGCGGCGAGTCGCGGCGTCGGGATCGTCTGGCCCGAGCCGGCCGACCTGCCCGCCTGGACCGCCGATCCGCCGCTGCTGCACGGCGCCCTGCGGCGTGTCGTGGTCGCCGCGGTCCGGCGTACGCCACCCTGGGGCCAGGTCGAGGTGGCGCTCGACTTCGCCGCCGACGGCGCCTTCCGCTTCACCGTGGAGGACGGAGGACCGCTCCTGACGCCGGAAGAACTGGCGGTCGTGTTCGAACCCTTCACCCCGCTGGCGACCCAGCGGCGGGGGATCGGCCTCGACCTGCCCATCGTCAGCCTGATCGCCCAGCGCCACGGGGGGCGGGCCCTGGCGAGCAGCGGGGTCGGGGGCGGCCTGCGCGTCCGGATCGAGCTGCCCCCACCGGCCGCACCGGCGCCCGCACCCGCGCCGGAACCTGTCGCGCTGCGGGTCTAG